The proteins below come from a single Salvelinus alpinus chromosome 18, SLU_Salpinus.1, whole genome shotgun sequence genomic window:
- the LOC139544454 gene encoding keratinocyte proline-rich protein-like: protein MSQCVPVDVPVCPSRCPSRCPSRCPSRCPSRCPSRCPSRCPSRCPSRCPSRCPTRCPTRCPSRCPTRCPTRCPTRCPSRCPSRCPTRCPSRCPSRCPTRCPTRCPSRCPTRCPTRCPSRCPSRCPTRCPTRCPSRCPTRCPTRCPSRCPTRCPSRCPTRCPSRCPSRCPTRCPSRCPSRCPTRCPTRCPTRCPSRCPSRCPTRCPSRCPSRCPTRCPTRCPSRCPTRCSSRCPTRCSSRCPTRCPSRCPSRCPTRCPTRCPSRCPTRCPSRCPSRCPTRCPSRCPTRCPSRCPTRCPTRCPSRCPTRCPTRCPTRCPTRCPTRCPSRCPTRCPSRCPSRCPTRCPSRCPTRCSSRCPSRCPSRCPTRCPSRCPSRCPTRCPSRCPTRCSSRCPTRCPSRCPTRCPSRCPSRCPTRCPSRCPSRCPTRCPSRCPSRCPSRCPTRCPSVFLHIPNGSLCPKYRELQKNWDS, encoded by the exons Atgtcccagtgtgtcccagtagatgtcccagt ATGTCCCAGTAGATGTCCCAGTCGATGTCCCAGTAGATGTCCCAGTAGATGTCCCAGTCGATGTCCCAGTAGATGTCCCAGTCGATGTCCCAGTAGATGTCCCAGTAGATGTCCCAGTAGATGTCCCACTAGATGTCCCACTAGATGTCCCAGTAGATGTCCCACTAGATGTCCCACTAGATGTCCCACTAGATGTCCCAGTAGATGTCCCAGTAGATGTCCCACTAGATGTCCCAGTAGATGTCCCAGTAGATGTCCCACTAGATGTCCCACTAGATGTCCCAGTAGATGTCCCACTAGATGTCCCACTAGATGTCCCAGTAGATGTCCCAGTAGATGTCCCACTAGATGTCCCACTAGATGTCCCAGTAGATGTCCCACTAGATGTCCCACTAGATGTCCCAGTAGATGTCCCACTAGATGTCCCAGTAGATGTCCCACTAGATGTCCCAGTCGATGTCCCAGTAGATGTCCCACTAGATGTCCCAGTAGATGTCCCAGTAGATGTCCCACTAGATGTCCCACTAGATGTCCCACTAGATGTCCCAGTCGATGTCCCAGTAGATGTCCCACTAGATGTCCCAGTAGATGTCCCAGTAGATGTCCCACTAGATGTCCCACTAGATGTCCCAGTCGATGTCCCACTAGATGTTCCAGTCGATGTCCCACTAGATGTTCCAGTAGATGTCCCACTAGATGTCCCAGTAGATGTCCCAGTAGATGTCCCACTAGATGTCCCACTAGATGTCCCAGTCGATGTCCCACTAGATGTCCCAGTAGATGTCCCAGTCGATGTCCCACTAGATGTCCCAGTAGATGTCCCACTAGATGTCCCAGTAGATGTCCCACTAGATGTCCCACTAGATGTCCCAGTAGATGTCCCACTAGATGTCCCACTAGATGTCCCACTAGATGTCCCACTAGATGTCCCACTAGATGTCCCAGTAGATGTCCCACTAGATGTCCCAGTAGATGTCCCAGTAGATGTCCCACTAGATGTCCCAGTAGATGTCCCACTAGATGTTCCAGTCGATGTCCCAGTAGATGTCCCAGTAGATGTCCCACTAGATGTCCCAGTAGATGTCCCAGTAGATGTCCCACTAGATGTCCCAGTCGATGTCCCACTAGATGTTCCAGTCGATGTCCCACTAGATGTCCCAGTAGATGTCCCACTAGATGTCCCAGTCGATGTCCCAGTAGATGTCCCACTAGATGTCCCAGTAGATGTCCCAGTAGATGTCCCACTAGATGTCCCAGCAGATGTCCCAGTCGATGTCCCAGTAGATGTCCCACTAGATGTCCCAGTGTGTTCCTCCACATCCCAAATGGATCCCTGTGCCCTAAATACAGAGAGCTCCAAAAGAATTGGGACAGTTGA
- the LOC139544455 gene encoding interleukin-11 receptor subunit alpha-like isoform X2, translating to MLPWQHRVTSDGHLVLVHAEHAAEGNYSCHDEKGLLIQTIRLRLGYPPGLLSISCHVPNHSLVLCSWVESVKTHLPALYHTSYRGNKSQVRMCVVSSPPQQQCTITDPTMWQLYHYINITETNPLGSQTTIIQVKFHELLQPDPPEAVTAVGMVGYPMRLQVYWTYPASWLHDAVPFPLLFQLRYRPVGSSIWSTVESKARSLLITDALAGFAHQLQVRAQDEINPDSQWSDWSPLLQTWPWRGCTADPTEQTVPVDDNDKDAKPSTANTKSENSEDDGGSLGVVIFLVLFAVIIIALLFSLFVLMWVKQWRRETVTRQDLTSMLKMKSCISEPRLARPLHQAISPPAVCSVHNLPGDSPRCQQPIWSECLAWSLPADRQT from the exons ATGTTGCCATGGCAGCACCGAGTGACATCAGACGGTCATCTGGTCCTCGTGCACGCAGAACACGCTGCCGAGGGTAACTACAGCTGCCATGACGAGAAGGGACTCctcatccagaccatcagactCAGGCTAGGAT ATCCCCCCGGGCTGCTCAGCATTTCCTGTCATGTGCCCAATCACAGCCTAGTATTGTGTTCATGGGTGGAGTCTGTGAAGACCCACCTACCAGCCCTGTACCACACCTCCTATAG GGGTAATAAGAGCCAGGTGAGGATGTGTGTGGTGTCGTCACCACCACAGCAGCAGTGCACCATCACAGACCCTACCATGTGGCAGCTCTaccactacatcaacatcaccgAGACCAACCCTCTGGGGTCACAGACCACCATCATACAGGTCAAGTTCCATGAGCTCT TGCAGCCAGACCCCCCGGAGGCAGTAACAGCAGTGGGGATGGTAGGATATCCCATGAGGCTCCAGGTGTACTGGACGTACCCTGCCTCCTGGCTCCACGACGCTGTgcccttccccctcctcttccagCTCCGCTACCGTCCTGTAGGATCCAGCATCTGGTCTACC GTGGAGTCTAAGGCCAGATCCCTGCTAATAACCGACGCCCTTGCAGGCTTCGCCCACCAGCTGCAGGTGAGAGCCCAGGACGAGATCAACCCAGACAGCCAGTGGAGTGACTGGAGCCCCCTGCTGCAGACCTGGCCATGGCGCG GTTGCACAGCAGATCCAACTGAACAAACCGTCCCTGTAGACGACAATGACAAAGACGCAAAGCCCTCTACAGCAAACACCAAGTCAGAGA atTCGGAGGATGATGGTGGTAGTCTGGGAGTGGTGATATTTCTGGTCCTGTTTGCTGTCATCATCATAGCCTTGTTGTTCTCTCTATTTGTCCTCATGTG GGTGAAGCAATGGAGGCGGGAAACCGTGACACGACAGGATCTGACCTCAATGTTGAAGATGAAGTCCTGCATATCTGAA cCTAGGTTGGCCCGTCCTCTCCACCAGGCCATATCTCCACCAGCTGTCTGCAGCGTCCACAACCTACCAGGAGACTCACCACGCTGCCAACAACCCATCTGGAGTGAGTGCTTGGCCTGGTCGCTGCCTGCCGATAGACAGACATGA